One Leptolyngbya sp. SIO1E4 genomic region harbors:
- a CDS encoding substrate-binding domain-containing protein, with protein sequence MVKLRNRSLLVLLLLVACMAPPAMARPQTWWWLAQVNPDSSDPVSPEPPPEAAPTPEPEEEAPPPAAEPPAAETEAPNEPPAEPAEPADESEPVPPAPAPGGEVPPELTPTFNLPESLPEGTVLSIEGSSSMAVITRTLLERFQQSYVGATVNLVEQPTDVALQNLQTGTADLAAIARPLTDEEEAQGLTAVSVSREKIALIVSQDNPFQGNVDSATFVQIFRGEITNWNQIGGPDLPIRLIDRPVTSDTRRALGDYELFGGDLTTGGDVVQLPNDSTAEVVDALGNNGISYAIASQVLDQDNVRVLPMHGTLPDDPRYPYSQPRNFVYQVTTPLPMAIEAFLAFATNPEGQAAVAQAKAAEAADVAAAELPDHVAAMRPNGEGFVTGTRAGRLNFWNADGTSSGDPVDAHTGPITALAFSPDGQRLISGGADGTIRFWDAVGTPIGDPINGGNGPVTSLVVQPDGTFISASTSGTLQRWDDTGNPVGEPISGHEDTVRDMALTPDGQTLITASKDGTIRQWNTADATPKGEPIGGHEGAVQTLAVKPDGSFASGGVDGTVRQWDATGAAVGEPSQASGPVTALAANPDGTSLAVGDETGSLQLLAGDGTTAAAPITDIGAAIDDLAFTPDGERLVVSAGETPQIRDRTGQRLPAPDSEAADQPEEAAPFALPPELLNLWQRLQQLPPQTLWMIPIAVLALLLLGLLRSWQDDEEDDFDEDEVAGALPGGTDTDLPPTGGRVAGLTPEEASVSLDTNLGKARQALAEGVTLAKANRHSEALNAFSTAIESADLERLKASAAGVGLVGAGAVIAQALSRRGATLLHLGRSDEALQNCNRALEMDPNEIVAWISKGHLMAETGRLDEAIFCFDKAIELNPNIAATWQGKGDALQKMGRDAEARTCFAQAQELGGEDGSIPLDLIAPIAKGETAHSAASDVLTPEVLTPEETIPEEEAGEITPEVLPPEEVTLEAAVPESEPIMPEPVTPEPEAAAPGVATTDDEFPLDADEFPLNADEFPLDADEFPLDTVDEQPSPEPPPATFEPEEDVPPEFQDVIPPFPEIADQPTPPAQAAPPTPEPAEAAAIAPTPPPPIESEIPSELLQAVEYLPEEPDSPDPRAAATPPIEVPPEVNDILADQSTLPSTEEAASVGAVTVEAAEESDIPDSEPEAEVSPEVTVPPPPPRATVVKPPPPPPRPPQLSAPETAATPDQPDDSGVDVALAGVPPEVLEALKGIPGDSPDSFNLPSETPVEKKPPPHTPPPPPSNPRLRKPPT encoded by the coding sequence ATGGTTAAGCTACGGAATCGGTCATTACTCGTTTTGTTGTTGTTGGTAGCCTGCATGGCACCTCCAGCAATGGCACGGCCACAAACCTGGTGGTGGCTAGCACAAGTGAATCCTGATTCCTCTGATCCTGTCTCACCTGAGCCCCCCCCTGAGGCGGCCCCCACTCCAGAGCCAGAGGAGGAAGCGCCCCCTCCTGCGGCAGAGCCTCCTGCGGCAGAAACCGAGGCACCGAACGAGCCCCCTGCGGAGCCTGCGGAGCCTGCGGATGAGTCTGAACCGGTACCGCCAGCCCCAGCTCCCGGAGGAGAAGTCCCGCCAGAACTGACGCCCACCTTCAACTTGCCTGAAAGTTTGCCAGAAGGCACTGTCCTCAGCATTGAGGGGTCCTCTAGCATGGCGGTGATTACCCGCACGCTCTTAGAGCGCTTTCAGCAAAGCTATGTTGGGGCAACTGTCAATCTGGTTGAGCAGCCTACTGACGTTGCTCTCCAAAACCTGCAGACAGGAACCGCTGATCTGGCTGCAATTGCGCGCCCTCTGACAGACGAAGAAGAGGCTCAGGGGCTGACGGCAGTGTCAGTTAGCCGAGAAAAAATTGCCCTCATTGTCAGTCAAGATAATCCCTTCCAGGGCAATGTCGACTCAGCGACGTTTGTCCAAATTTTTCGTGGCGAAATTACGAACTGGAATCAAATTGGCGGGCCAGACTTGCCGATTCGACTGATTGATCGCCCCGTTACCAGCGATACGCGACGAGCTCTGGGAGATTACGAACTCTTTGGCGGAGATCTGACAACGGGAGGCGATGTCGTGCAGCTCCCCAATGACAGCACTGCTGAAGTGGTGGATGCCCTGGGAAATAACGGCATCAGCTATGCGATCGCCAGTCAGGTACTCGACCAAGACAACGTGCGGGTACTCCCCATGCACGGGACCTTGCCCGATGACCCCCGCTATCCCTATTCTCAACCTCGCAACTTTGTCTATCAGGTAACGACGCCGTTACCCATGGCAATAGAAGCCTTTTTGGCCTTTGCCACGAACCCTGAGGGGCAAGCTGCAGTGGCTCAGGCCAAAGCGGCTGAAGCGGCTGATGTCGCCGCGGCGGAGTTGCCCGACCATGTCGCGGCGATGCGCCCCAATGGCGAAGGGTTTGTGACGGGTACTCGGGCGGGTCGCCTCAATTTCTGGAACGCTGATGGCACCTCATCAGGGGATCCGGTAGACGCTCACACTGGCCCGATTACTGCCTTGGCCTTCAGCCCAGATGGGCAGCGACTCATCAGTGGTGGTGCTGATGGCACGATTCGATTCTGGGACGCTGTGGGCACCCCCATCGGTGATCCTATCAATGGGGGCAATGGGCCGGTTACCAGCCTGGTTGTGCAGCCCGATGGCACCTTTATTAGCGCTAGCACCAGCGGCACCCTACAGCGCTGGGATGACACAGGTAATCCCGTGGGCGAACCCATCAGTGGCCATGAAGATACCGTGCGGGATATGGCCCTAACCCCAGATGGACAAACGCTCATTACCGCTTCCAAAGACGGGACTATTCGCCAGTGGAACACGGCTGATGCCACCCCTAAGGGAGAGCCCATTGGCGGCCATGAAGGGGCGGTTCAAACCCTGGCGGTCAAACCTGATGGCAGCTTTGCCTCTGGCGGGGTAGACGGTACGGTACGACAGTGGGATGCCACAGGGGCAGCGGTGGGCGAGCCCAGTCAGGCATCGGGGCCGGTCACGGCCTTGGCGGCCAATCCGGATGGCACTAGCCTTGCGGTTGGAGATGAAACCGGCTCGCTGCAGCTGCTGGCGGGTGATGGGACAACCGCTGCGGCCCCGATCACTGATATCGGCGCTGCAATTGATGATTTAGCGTTTACCCCCGATGGAGAACGCCTGGTTGTCAGCGCTGGAGAGACGCCCCAAATTCGAGATCGGACTGGGCAACGCTTACCAGCCCCTGACTCAGAGGCTGCCGATCAGCCTGAGGAAGCTGCCCCCTTTGCCCTGCCCCCTGAGTTGCTGAATCTCTGGCAACGGCTGCAACAACTGCCGCCGCAAACCCTCTGGATGATTCCGATCGCGGTGTTAGCCCTGTTGCTGTTAGGGCTGTTGCGCAGTTGGCAGGATGATGAGGAAGACGATTTTGATGAAGATGAAGTCGCCGGGGCCTTGCCTGGAGGCACAGACACTGACCTGCCGCCAACCGGTGGCAGAGTCGCAGGGCTCACCCCTGAAGAAGCGTCCGTTTCTCTCGATACCAACCTGGGCAAAGCCCGACAGGCTTTAGCAGAGGGGGTAACCCTGGCCAAAGCCAATCGCCACTCTGAGGCACTGAATGCCTTCAGCACTGCGATCGAATCTGCTGATTTAGAACGCCTCAAGGCCTCAGCAGCAGGAGTCGGTTTGGTCGGCGCAGGGGCTGTCATTGCTCAGGCTTTGTCCCGACGCGGGGCAACATTATTGCACTTGGGGCGATCGGATGAGGCGCTGCAAAACTGTAACCGCGCTTTAGAGATGGATCCTAACGAAATTGTCGCGTGGATCAGCAAAGGCCATTTAATGGCAGAAACCGGTCGTTTAGATGAAGCCATCTTCTGTTTTGACAAAGCTATCGAGCTGAATCCCAATATTGCGGCCACTTGGCAGGGCAAAGGGGATGCATTGCAAAAAATGGGGCGCGATGCGGAAGCGCGTACTTGCTTTGCCCAAGCTCAGGAGCTGGGGGGGGAAGACGGGAGTATCCCCCTGGATCTAATTGCCCCGATCGCGAAGGGAGAAACCGCGCACTCCGCGGCTTCAGACGTGCTGACCCCTGAGGTTCTCACCCCTGAGGAGACCATCCCAGAGGAAGAGGCCGGGGAGATCACCCCCGAGGTTCTGCCCCCCGAGGAGGTAACGCTAGAAGCGGCGGTGCCAGAGTCGGAGCCGATCATGCCAGAGCCGGTCACGCCAGAGCCAGAAGCCGCCGCCCCAGGGGTAGCGACAACCGATGACGAGTTTCCCCTGGATGCGGACGAATTCCCCCTGAATGCCGATGAGTTTCCCCTGGATGCGGACGAATTCCCCCTCGATACTGTAGACGAGCAGCCCTCTCCTGAGCCGCCTCCCGCTACCTTTGAACCCGAGGAGGATGTCCCCCCTGAGTTTCAGGATGTCATCCCGCCTTTCCCCGAAATCGCTGATCAGCCGACGCCTCCTGCTCAAGCCGCACCGCCGACTCCAGAACCGGCTGAGGCAGCGGCGATCGCCCCAACGCCCCCTCCTCCCATCGAGTCTGAAATTCCGAGTGAACTTTTACAGGCGGTGGAGTATCTCCCAGAAGAGCCCGATAGCCCAGACCCACGGGCGGCAGCAACCCCACCCATTGAGGTGCCGCCGGAGGTCAACGATATTTTGGCAGATCAGTCTACCCTGCCGAGCACTGAGGAAGCTGCCAGCGTCGGTGCAGTTACCGTTGAGGCGGCTGAAGAGAGTGATATCCCCGATTCAGAGCCTGAAGCAGAGGTTTCACCTGAGGTAACGGTGCCGCCGCCGCCCCCCCGAGCGACAGTCGTGAAACCCCCGCCACCCCCGCCCCGCCCGCCTCAATTATCAGCGCCAGAAACCGCTGCTACCCCTGATCAGCCCGACGATTCCGGGGTTGACGTGGCGCTGGCGGGCGTTCCCCCAGAGGTTTTAGAAGCCCTAAAGGGCATCCCTGGAGATTCACCCGATAGCTTTAACCTGCCCTCAGAGACCCCAGTGGAGAAAAAACCCCCGCCCCATACCCCACCGCCACCCCCGAGTAATCCTCGCTTGAGAAAGCCCCCTACCTAG
- the cofH gene encoding 7,8-didemethyl-8-hydroxy-5-deazariboflavin synthase subunit CofH: protein MTHPLDAILERALAGIDLTPTDGVQLLLQQDAGAIAAIRDAADIRRQQQVGDTVTYVINRNLNFTNICEQHCSFCAFRRDDGQAGAFWLDWGAMVEKATEAVAQGATEICMQGGLNPTAKVDGSSLKYYQQLLRNLKVRFPDLHLHAFSPQEVQFIAREDGLSYRQVITALQSAGVGSLPGTAAEVLDDEVRRVLCPEKINTETWIDIVGLAHQLGVSTTSTLLCGHIETPQQQILHMDRLRRLQQRAVAHKAPARITEFILLPFVGQDAPKSLRRRVGRDQPVLQAVLHLTAIARLYLGNWIPNHQPSWVKLGLAGAAEALRWGCNDIGGTLMEEHITTMAGAQGGTCMSVRELQQAITALGRPYQQRDTLYRPVVDSSTVASSTGSTGYMAPARQSLSQSRTA from the coding sequence ATGACTCACCCTTTAGACGCTATTTTAGAGCGTGCCTTGGCCGGAATAGATCTCACCCCAACGGATGGAGTTCAGTTGCTGTTGCAACAAGATGCAGGCGCGATCGCGGCCATTCGCGACGCTGCTGATATCCGACGACAGCAGCAGGTCGGGGACACGGTCACCTACGTAATTAACCGCAACCTTAACTTCACCAACATTTGTGAACAGCACTGTAGCTTTTGTGCGTTTCGGCGAGATGACGGGCAGGCGGGTGCCTTTTGGTTAGACTGGGGGGCCATGGTGGAAAAGGCCACTGAGGCGGTGGCCCAGGGCGCTACCGAGATTTGTATGCAGGGGGGCCTTAACCCCACAGCCAAAGTTGATGGCAGCAGCCTCAAGTACTATCAACAGCTGCTGCGCAACCTCAAAGTCAGGTTCCCCGACTTACACTTACACGCGTTTTCACCCCAAGAGGTGCAGTTCATTGCCCGAGAAGATGGCCTCAGCTATCGTCAGGTGATTACGGCGCTGCAATCAGCGGGGGTGGGGTCACTGCCAGGCACTGCTGCCGAAGTGCTCGATGATGAGGTGCGTCGGGTTTTATGCCCTGAGAAAATCAATACCGAAACCTGGATCGACATTGTTGGCTTAGCCCACCAGCTCGGGGTTTCGACCACCAGCACTCTGCTGTGTGGGCATATCGAAACCCCTCAGCAGCAAATTCTGCATATGGATCGCTTACGGAGGTTACAGCAGCGAGCCGTGGCCCACAAAGCACCTGCCCGCATTACGGAATTTATTTTGTTGCCCTTTGTCGGACAAGATGCCCCCAAGTCTTTGCGCCGTCGGGTCGGTCGCGATCAGCCTGTGCTGCAGGCTGTTTTGCATTTAACGGCGATCGCCCGCCTCTACCTGGGCAATTGGATTCCAAACCATCAGCCCAGCTGGGTCAAGTTGGGTCTGGCAGGGGCAGCAGAAGCCCTGCGCTGGGGCTGTAATGACATTGGCGGCACCCTGATGGAAGAGCACATCACCACCATGGCCGGGGCGCAAGGGGGAACCTGTATGAGCGTCAGAGAGCTGCAGCAGGCGATCACCGCTTTGGGTCGCCCTTACCAGCAGCGAGATACGCTCTATCGCCCTGTGGTCGATTCCTCTACGGTGGCTTCTTCAACCGGTTCAACCGGGTATATGGCCCCCGCCCGACAGTCTCTGAGCCAAAGCCGCACGGCCTGA
- a CDS encoding LPS biosynthesis glycosyltransferase, with product MISLDTQPVTGKQRSQRLIDHIGQTFILACREETTALEQALSHSGLACEVLRQQPRPDYADYSRSFLCLLNHRRAWELASRAAKPTLIVEADFVPVQNFGQLPISFTPDNPNLGIAWLYTCAPQVYRIIEGGYATGYSTSMVAYVISPKSARFLMQMADGVAADPGPREYTPWDSGLDYSLRDHGFVNYVPFRNYGEHGGLPNPEHRQNKLSPTHRADVLYGPLSFQPFYARAKGVGQPRLGQYLRGRFYGRVKGLGRLLLGKYLRVPVLKSAEHPLPLAWFALRRQFTLWL from the coding sequence ATGATCTCCCTTGACACCCAACCAGTGACTGGCAAGCAGCGCTCTCAGCGGTTAATTGACCACATCGGGCAAACCTTTATCCTGGCCTGCCGAGAAGAGACCACGGCCCTGGAGCAGGCCCTCAGCCACTCTGGATTAGCGTGCGAAGTTTTGCGGCAGCAACCCCGCCCCGACTATGCCGATTACTCGCGGAGCTTTTTGTGCTTGCTGAATCATCGCCGTGCCTGGGAACTCGCGAGCCGTGCCGCAAAGCCGACGCTGATTGTAGAAGCCGATTTTGTCCCGGTGCAAAACTTTGGCCAACTGCCCATTTCCTTTACCCCAGATAACCCCAACCTGGGTATTGCCTGGCTCTATACCTGTGCCCCTCAGGTGTATCGCATCATTGAGGGGGGCTATGCCACTGGCTACTCCACGTCCATGGTGGCCTACGTTATCTCTCCTAAAAGTGCTCGATTTTTGATGCAGATGGCAGATGGGGTGGCTGCCGATCCGGGACCGCGTGAATATACCCCGTGGGATTCGGGCTTAGACTACAGCCTGCGCGATCATGGGTTTGTCAACTATGTTCCGTTTCGCAACTATGGTGAGCATGGTGGGCTGCCTAACCCAGAGCATCGTCAAAACAAGCTGAGCCCGACTCACCGAGCGGATGTACTCTACGGACCGCTCAGCTTTCAGCCATTTTATGCACGAGCAAAGGGGGTGGGTCAGCCCCGCCTAGGACAGTACCTGCGGGGGCGCTTTTACGGTCGGGTGAAGGGGCTAGGACGGCTGCTGCTCGGGAAATATTTGCGCGTTCCGGTGTTGAAGTCAGCGGAACATCCACTGCCGTTGGCCTGGTTTGCCCTGCGGCGTCAGTTTACACTCTGGCTTTAG
- a CDS encoding PAS domain S-box protein: protein MVHNEHLALQSLSEVLRDCDYSINDVASLDEHQTYFREHTIDLVIIGIPLLATDGYGLCQILKETRLTRDIPVIMVGDRVPHQIAQAFDAGASDYLSPPFHRDEVVARIQYQLDGYRRRQQLSHQNALLLQEVRERKQVENALRQTEAKYRRIFENATEGIFQATEAGRYISVNPALAQTYGYDSPDDLIQSITDIGKQLYVQPKRRDELAVYLQQYEKIVDAESEVYRKDGTKIWISETIRKVYDADSHFLYYEGIVHDTTERRRIEMELRHQRRQADRLLVNILPYQIATRLKSGARTIAESFDEVTVLFADLVEFTAASGQMSPKQLVCLLNDVFSTFDRLAERHGLEKIKTIGDAYMAAGGLPVARPDHADAVALMALDMQQAMDTFVRPDGTAFQLRIGINTGSVIAGVIGMRKFAYDLWGDTVNIASRMETTGVPARIQVTPEVYRRLRGRFIFERRGTIAVKGRGQMESYWLIDRRHSV, encoded by the coding sequence ATGGTTCATAATGAACATTTAGCCCTTCAATCTCTCTCTGAGGTGTTAAGAGATTGTGACTACAGTATTAACGATGTCGCGTCTCTAGACGAGCATCAGACCTATTTTAGAGAACACACAATTGACCTTGTCATCATTGGAATTCCTCTGCTTGCGACAGATGGTTATGGGCTGTGTCAAATCCTTAAAGAAACCCGCCTCACGCGAGATATTCCCGTCATTATGGTGGGCGATCGCGTCCCTCATCAAATTGCTCAAGCCTTTGATGCTGGTGCCAGTGACTATTTGAGTCCACCCTTTCATCGAGATGAAGTGGTGGCTCGCATTCAGTATCAATTGGATGGCTATCGGCGTCGGCAGCAGCTGAGTCATCAAAATGCACTCCTGCTGCAAGAAGTTCGGGAACGTAAGCAAGTAGAAAATGCCCTCCGACAAACGGAAGCAAAATACCGCAGAATTTTTGAAAATGCCACAGAAGGGATTTTTCAAGCCACGGAAGCAGGCCGTTACATTAGTGTTAACCCGGCTTTGGCGCAAACCTATGGCTATGACTCACCGGACGACTTAATCCAGAGCATTACAGATATTGGGAAACAGCTTTACGTTCAGCCCAAACGCCGAGATGAATTGGCGGTTTATCTGCAACAGTACGAAAAAATTGTGGATGCAGAGTCTGAAGTCTATCGAAAAGATGGGACTAAAATCTGGATCAGCGAAACCATTCGGAAGGTCTACGACGCAGACAGTCACTTTTTGTACTACGAAGGCATCGTTCATGATACGACTGAGCGCCGTCGTATTGAGATGGAGTTGCGCCATCAACGGCGGCAAGCGGATCGCCTGCTGGTCAATATCTTGCCCTATCAAATTGCCACGCGTCTAAAATCTGGCGCTCGCACCATCGCTGAAAGTTTTGACGAGGTGACGGTGCTTTTTGCCGATTTGGTCGAATTCACCGCCGCTTCTGGGCAAATGAGCCCCAAGCAACTCGTGTGCCTCCTCAATGATGTGTTCTCTACGTTTGATCGCCTGGCAGAGCGCCATGGGTTAGAGAAGATCAAAACCATAGGCGATGCCTACATGGCAGCAGGAGGCTTGCCTGTTGCCCGGCCTGATCATGCAGATGCCGTGGCGCTGATGGCCTTAGACATGCAGCAGGCTATGGATACGTTTGTGCGCCCAGACGGCACTGCCTTTCAGTTGCGCATCGGCATCAATACGGGATCGGTGATCGCCGGGGTTATTGGCATGCGCAAATTTGCCTATGACCTGTGGGGAGACACGGTCAATATTGCCAGCCGCATGGAAACGACGGGGGTGCCCGCTCGCATACAGGTAACCCCTGAGGTTTACAGACGCCTCAGGGGTCGATTTATTTTTGAACGCCGGGGCACCATCGCAGTCAAGGGGCGGGGGCAGATGGAAAGCTACTGGCTAATCGACCGACGGCACAGCGTTTAG